The DNA sequence CGGTCTTCACCGACGGCGACGATACGCCGTGGTCGAAGGGCTTCCTCGCCTCGTCCTATGCCTCTCGCGGCCTGAAAATGCGCTTCACCTCCGGCTCCGGCTCGGAAGTACAGATGGGCTATGCCGAAGGCAAATCCATGCTTTATCTGGAAGCACGCTGTATCTACATCACCAAAGCCGCCGGCGTTCAGGGCCTGCAAAACGGCTCCGTAAGCTGCATCGGCGTGCCGTCTGCCGTGCCGTCAGGCATTCGCGCGGTGCTGGCGGAAAACCTGATCTGCTCGTCGCTGGATCTGGAGTGCGCCTCGAGTAACGACCAGACCTTCACCCACTCCGATATGCGTCGTACCGCGCGTCTGCTGATGCAGTTCCTGCCGGGTACCGACTTTATCTCCTCCGGTTATTCCGCGGTGCCGAACTACGACAACATGTTCGCCGGTTCCAACGAAGATGCCGAAGACTTTGACGACTACAACGTCATCCAGCGCGACCTGAAAGTGGACGGCGGTCTGCGTCCGGTTCGCGAAGAGGACGTTATCGCCATCCGTAATAAGGCTGCCCGCGCGCTGCAGGCCGTGTTTGCCGGAATGGGGCTGCCGCCGATTACCGATGAAGAAGTTGAAGCCGCGACCTACGCCCACGGCTCGAAAGATATGCCGGAGCGCAACATCGTCGAAGACATCAAGTTCGCCCAGGAAATCATCAATAAAAACCGCAACGGTCTGGAAGTCGTTAAAGCGCTGGCGCAGGGCGGATTTACCGACGTAGCCCAGGACATGCTCAATATCCAGAAAGCCAAGCTGACCGGGGACTATCTGCATACCTCCGCGATCATCGTCGGCGATGGACAGGTGCTGTCAGCGGTCAATGACGTTAACGACTATGCCGGTCCGGCAACGGGTTATCGCCTGCAGGGCGAACGCTGGGAAGAGATTAAAAACATCCCTGGCGCTCTTGATCCCAACGAGATTGATTAAGGGGTGAGAAATGGAAATTAATGAAAAATTGCTGCGCCAGATAATTGAAGAAGTGCTCAGCGAAATGAAAGGCAGCGATAAACCCGTCTCGTTTAATGCACCAGCGGCCCCCGCTGCGCCGCAGGCAGCCGCGCCTGCTGGCGACGGCTTCCTGACGGAAGTCGGCGAAGCGCGCCAGGGCACGCAGCAGGACGAAGTGATTATCGCCGTCGGCCCGGCATTCGGACTGGCGCAGACCGTCAATATCGTCGGCTTACCGCATAAGAGCATTTTGCGCGAAGTCATTGCCGGGATTGAAGAGGAAGGCATTAAAGCGCGCGTGATTCGCTGCTTTAAATCTTCCGACGTGGCCTTCGTCGCCGTTGAGGGTAATCGCCTGAGCGGCTCCGGCATCTCTATCGGTATCCAGTCAAAAGGCACCACCGTAATTCATCAGCAGGGCCTGCCGCCGCTCTCTAACCTGGAGCTGTTCCCCCAGGCGCCGCTGCTGACCCTGGAAACCTATCGTCAGATTGGTAAGAACGCCGCCCGCTATGCAAAACGCGAGTCGCCACAGCCGGTCCCGACCCTGAATGACCAGATGGCGCGCCCGAAGTATCAGGCCAAATCTGCCATTTTGCACATTAAAGAGACCAAGTACGTGGTGACGGGTAAAAACCCGCAGGAACTGCGCGTGGCGCTTTGATAAAGGATAACTCCATGAATACCGACGCAATTGAATCGATGGTTCGCGACGTATTGAGCCGCATGAACAGCCTGCAGGGTGAAGCGCCCACGGCGGCTCCGGCAGCGGACGGCACGCCCCGTAACGCAAAAGTCAGCGATTATCCGCTGGCGAACAAGCACCCGGAATGGGTGAAAACCGCCACCAATAAAACGCTGGATGAGTTCACGCTGGAGAACGTGCTGAGCAATAAAGTCACCGCCCAGGATATGCGTATTACTCCGGAAACCCTGCGCTTACAGGCTTCTATCGCCAAAGATGCGGGTCGCGACCGGCTGGCGATGAACTTCGAACGCGCCGCCGAACTAACCGCGGTACCGGACGACCGCATTCTTGAAATCTACAACGCCCTTCGCCCCTATCGCTCGACGAAAGAAGAGCTGATGGCTATCGCCGACGATCTCGAAAACCGCTATCAGGCGAAGATCTGCGCGGCTTTCGTGCGTGAAGCGGCAACACTATACGTCGAGCGTAAGAAACTTAAAGGCGACGATTAACTTTAGGGGTAAACAATGCGATATATAGCTGGCATTGATATAGGCAACTCATCGACGGAAGTCGCCCTGGCGACCCTGAATGAGGCTGGCGCGCTGACGATTACGCACAGCGCGCTGGCGGAAACCACCGGGATCAAAGGCACGTTGCGTAACGTGTTCGGCATTCAGGAGGCCCTCGCGCTGGTCGCAAAGCGCGCGGGGATCAGTGTCAGCGATATTTCGCTCATCCGCATTAACGAAGCCACGCCGGTGATTGGCGATGTGGCGATGGAAACCATTACCGAAACCATCATCACCGAATCGACCATGATCGGCCATAACCCGAAAACGCCGGGCGGCGTAGGCCTTGGTGTGGGTATCACGATTACGCCGGAGGAGTTGCTAACTCGTCCGGCGGACGCGCCCTATATCCTGGTGGTCTCGTCAGCCTTTGATTTTGCCGATATCGCCCAGGTTATCAACGCCTCCATCCGCGCCGGGTATCAGATAACCGGCGTCATTTTACAGCGCGACGATGGCGTACTGGTCAGCAACCGGCTGGAAAAATCGCTGCCGATCGTTGACGAAGTGCTGTACATCGACCGCATTCCGCTGGGGATGCTGGCGGCGATTGAGGTCGCCGTTCCGGGGAAGGTCATCGAAACCCTTTCTAACCCTTACGGCATCGCCACCGTATTTAACCTCAACGCCGATGAGACGAAAAATATCGTCCCGATGGCTCGCGCGCTAATTGGCAACCGTTCGGCGGTGGTGGTCAAAACGCCATCCGGCGACGTCAAAGCGCGGGCGATCCCCGCCGGTAACCTGGAACTGCAGGCGCAGGGCCGTACCGTGCGCGTGGATGTCGCCGCCGGCGCCGAGGCTATCATGAAAGCGGTGGACGGCAGCGGTAAACTCGATAACGTCACCGGCGAGGCCGGGACCAATATCGGCGGCATGCTGGAGCACGTGCGCCAGACTATGGCCGAGTTGACCAACAAACCCAGCAACGAAATCTTCATTCAGGATCTGCTGGCCGTTGACACCTCTGTGCCGGTGAGCGTCACCGGCGGTCTGGCCGGGGAGTTCTCGCTGGAGCAGGCCGTCGGCATCGCCTCAATGGTGAAATCAGACCGTCTGCAGATGGCGATGATTGCCCGCGAAATCGAGCAGAAGCTCAATATCGACGTGCAGATCGGCGGCGCTGAAGCCGAAGCCGCCATCCTGGGCGCGCTGACCACGCCGGGCACCACCCGACCGCTGGCGATCCTCGACCTCGGCGCGGGATCCACCGATGCCTCCATTATCAACCCTAAAGGCGAAATCATCGCCACTCACCTCGCCGGAGCAGGCGATATGGTGACGATGATTATTGCCCGCGAGCTGGGGCTGGAAGACCGCTATCTGGCGGAAGAGATCAAGAAGTATCCGCTGGCCAAGGTGGAAAGTCTGTTCCATTTACGCCACGAGGACGGCAGCGTGCAGTTCTTCTCCACGCCGCTGCCCCCCGCCGTATTCGCCCGCGTCTGCGTGGTGAAACCGGACGAACTGGTGCCGCTACCCGGCGACTTAGCGCTGGAAAAAGTACGCGCCATTCGCCGCAGCGCCAAAGAGCGGGTCTTTGTCACCAACGCCCTGCGCGCGCTGCGTCAGGTCAGCCCCACTGGCAACATTCGCGATATTCCGTTCGTGGTGCTGGTTGGCGGTTCGTCGCTGGATTTCGAAGTCCCGCAGCTGGTCACCGATGCGTTGGCGCACTACCGCCTGGTTGCCGGGCGGGGAAATATTCGCGGCAGCGAAGGCCCAAGAAACGCGGTGGCCACCGGCCTGATTCTCTCCTGGCATAAGGAGTTCGCGCATGGACAGTAATCACAGCGCCCCGGCCATCGTCATTACCGCCATCGACGGCTGCGACGGCCTGTGGCGCGAAGTGCTGCTGGGCATTGAAGAGGAAGGTATCCCTTTCCTGCTCCAGCATCACCCGGCTGGGGAGGTCGTGGATAGCGCCTGGCAGGCGGCGCGCAGCTCGCCGCTGCTGGTGGGCATCGCCTGCGACCGCCATACGCTGGTCGTACATTACAAGAATTTACCCGCATCGGCGCCGCTTTTTACGCTGATGCATCATCAGAGCAGTCAGGCCCATCGCAATACCGGTAATAACGCGGCACGGCTGGTCAAAGGGATCCCTTTCCGGGATCTGAATAGCTAAGCAACAGGAGAACAGCAGTATGAATAACGCACTGGGACTGGTTGAA is a window from the Klebsiella oxytoca genome containing:
- the pduH gene encoding propanediol dehydratase reactivase beta subunit PduH, which codes for MDSNHSAPAIVITAIDGCDGLWREVLLGIEEEGIPFLLQHHPAGEVVDSAWQAARSSPLLVGIACDRHTLVVHYKNLPASAPLFTLMHHQSSQAHRNTGNNAARLVKGIPFRDLNS
- the pduG gene encoding propanediol dehydratase reactivase alpha subunit PduG; translation: MRYIAGIDIGNSSTEVALATLNEAGALTITHSALAETTGIKGTLRNVFGIQEALALVAKRAGISVSDISLIRINEATPVIGDVAMETITETIITESTMIGHNPKTPGGVGLGVGITITPEELLTRPADAPYILVVSSAFDFADIAQVINASIRAGYQITGVILQRDDGVLVSNRLEKSLPIVDEVLYIDRIPLGMLAAIEVAVPGKVIETLSNPYGIATVFNLNADETKNIVPMARALIGNRSAVVVKTPSGDVKARAIPAGNLELQAQGRTVRVDVAAGAEAIMKAVDGSGKLDNVTGEAGTNIGGMLEHVRQTMAELTNKPSNEIFIQDLLAVDTSVPVSVTGGLAGEFSLEQAVGIASMVKSDRLQMAMIAREIEQKLNIDVQIGGAEAEAAILGALTTPGTTRPLAILDLGAGSTDASIINPKGEIIATHLAGAGDMVTMIIARELGLEDRYLAEEIKKYPLAKVESLFHLRHEDGSVQFFSTPLPPAVFARVCVVKPDELVPLPGDLALEKVRAIRRSAKERVFVTNALRALRQVSPTGNIRDIPFVVLVGGSSLDFEVPQLVTDALAHYRLVAGRGNIRGSEGPRNAVATGLILSWHKEFAHGQ
- the pduE gene encoding propanediol dehydratase small subunit PduE; this encodes MNTDAIESMVRDVLSRMNSLQGEAPTAAPAADGTPRNAKVSDYPLANKHPEWVKTATNKTLDEFTLENVLSNKVTAQDMRITPETLRLQASIAKDAGRDRLAMNFERAAELTAVPDDRILEIYNALRPYRSTKEELMAIADDLENRYQAKICAAFVREAATLYVERKKLKGDD
- the pduD gene encoding propanediol dehydratase medium subunit PduD translates to MEINEKLLRQIIEEVLSEMKGSDKPVSFNAPAAPAAPQAAAPAGDGFLTEVGEARQGTQQDEVIIAVGPAFGLAQTVNIVGLPHKSILREVIAGIEEEGIKARVIRCFKSSDVAFVAVEGNRLSGSGISIGIQSKGTTVIHQQGLPPLSNLELFPQAPLLTLETYRQIGKNAARYAKRESPQPVPTLNDQMARPKYQAKSAILHIKETKYVVTGKNPQELRVAL
- the pduC gene encoding propanediol dehydratase large subunit PduC, which gives rise to MRSKRFEALAKRPVNQDGFVKEWIEEGFIAMESPNDPKPSIKIVNGAVTELDGKPVSEFDLIDHFIARYGINLNRAEEVMAMDSVKLANMLCDPNVKRSEIVPLTTAMTPAKIVEVVSHMNVVEMMMAMQKMRARRTPSQQAHVTNVKDNPVQIAADAAEGAWRGFDEQETTVAVARYAPFNAIALLVGSQVGRPGVLTQCSLEEATELKLGMLGHTCYAETISVYGTEPVFTDGDDTPWSKGFLASSYASRGLKMRFTSGSGSEVQMGYAEGKSMLYLEARCIYITKAAGVQGLQNGSVSCIGVPSAVPSGIRAVLAENLICSSLDLECASSNDQTFTHSDMRRTARLLMQFLPGTDFISSGYSAVPNYDNMFAGSNEDAEDFDDYNVIQRDLKVDGGLRPVREEDVIAIRNKAARALQAVFAGMGLPPITDEEVEAATYAHGSKDMPERNIVEDIKFAQEIINKNRNGLEVVKALAQGGFTDVAQDMLNIQKAKLTGDYLHTSAIIVGDGQVLSAVNDVNDYAGPATGYRLQGERWEEIKNIPGALDPNEID